A region from the Geobacter benzoatilyticus genome encodes:
- a CDS encoding sigma-54-dependent transcriptional regulator, translating into MLLHRILVADDEESMRWVLSKALRKKGFSVDLARDGEEALRLIQSGDYDLAILDIKMPGISGLDLLDRVKELKSDLLMVIMTAEASMKNAVEAMKRGAYDYITKPFDLDVIDAIIEKVNRAREITSQMSILKEELKDRYLLEKNVVGNSPAMRDVYKTIGKVAPSDVTVLIQGESGTGKELIARAIHFNSKRFGKPFIALNCAAIPKELLESELFGFEKGAFTGAVERKLGKFEQANGGTIFLDEIGDMPLDLQAKILRVLQEKEVTRTGGSQNISVDVRILAATNQNLEELARTKQFREDLYYRLNVVPIQLVPLRERKEDVPALVEYFLHKTCAELDVPGKTCSPETMALLTAYSWPGNVRELENTIKRAVILSSDPLLIPADFPGLRIQRAGGSSATDELSLEALVDMKLRASLTNLDKMETGDIYNLVLKQIERPLIRFVLEKTRGNQVKGADILGINRNTLRKKIQELGIEIRRD; encoded by the coding sequence ATGTTATTGCACCGCATTCTGGTTGCCGACGATGAAGAAAGCATGCGCTGGGTCCTATCCAAGGCCCTGCGGAAAAAGGGATTTTCCGTTGACCTCGCCCGCGACGGAGAAGAGGCGCTGCGCCTCATCCAGTCCGGCGACTACGACCTGGCGATCCTGGACATCAAGATGCCCGGCATCTCGGGGCTCGACCTCCTGGACCGGGTGAAAGAGCTGAAAAGCGACCTGCTTATGGTAATCATGACCGCCGAAGCGAGCATGAAAAACGCCGTAGAAGCCATGAAACGGGGCGCCTACGACTACATCACAAAGCCATTTGACCTGGATGTGATCGACGCCATCATCGAAAAGGTGAACCGGGCACGGGAAATCACCTCCCAAATGTCGATCCTCAAGGAAGAACTGAAGGACCGCTACCTGCTGGAGAAAAACGTCGTCGGCAACTCACCGGCAATGCGGGATGTCTACAAGACCATCGGCAAGGTGGCCCCCAGCGACGTGACGGTACTGATCCAGGGAGAGTCTGGAACCGGCAAGGAACTCATCGCCCGGGCCATCCACTTCAACTCCAAGCGGTTCGGCAAGCCGTTCATCGCCCTCAACTGCGCGGCAATCCCCAAGGAGTTACTGGAAAGCGAACTCTTCGGCTTTGAGAAAGGGGCCTTCACCGGCGCCGTGGAGCGCAAGCTAGGCAAGTTCGAGCAGGCCAACGGCGGCACCATTTTCCTTGACGAAATCGGCGACATGCCCCTGGACCTCCAGGCCAAAATATTACGGGTCCTCCAGGAAAAGGAGGTTACCCGCACCGGCGGAAGCCAGAACATCTCCGTGGATGTGCGGATCCTGGCCGCCACCAACCAGAACCTTGAGGAACTGGCCCGTACCAAGCAGTTCCGCGAAGATCTCTACTACCGCCTGAACGTGGTGCCGATCCAGCTGGTGCCGCTGCGGGAGCGCAAAGAAGACGTCCCGGCTCTTGTGGAATACTTCCTCCACAAGACCTGCGCCGAGCTGGATGTTCCGGGGAAAACCTGCTCCCCCGAGACCATGGCGCTGCTCACCGCCTACTCCTGGCCCGGCAACGTCCGGGAACTGGAAAACACCATCAAGAGAGCCGTTATCCTCTCATCCGACCCGCTCCTCATCCCCGCGGACTTCCCGGGGCTGCGCATCCAGCGGGCCGGCGGGAGCTCCGCCACCGATGAATTGTCACTGGAGGCCCTAGTGGACATGAAGCTACGGGCGAGCCTCACCAACCTGGACAAAATGGAAACCGGTGATATCTACAACCTGGTCCTCAAACAGATCGAACGCCCCCTCATCCGCTTTGTACTGGAAAAAACCAGAGGGAACCAGGTGAAGGGAGCCGACATCCTCGGCATCAACCGGAACACGCTCCGGAAGAAGATTCAGGAACTGGGCATCGAAATCAGAAGGGACTGA
- a CDS encoding HD domain-containing phosphohydrolase — protein sequence MIDTFNAVIEGSERLSGLADVDEVVKDLSRLLKRLVKSRWIAVYFFDRERRDFAPARSYGLPSRFVPVFREMPLAPDKIPLLKGMLNKKQHLLLTDPSASDLLPAKLRKLLRNLTLLAVPMIARNQVIGAVFIARTRELPPFSQDEVAVIRDMVSHAALVVSHIQIFDESLDMALDLAGRIDVILTLDEINKAISSSLSREKILETAMEHVERITRCEFVAILQVEGSGLTVTASYAGGLSVPDILQAGARLPRGRFAAWRAYRTGRSTGTDYSGKTNCLSDMDAALFSMGIRSLMAIPLMVRDEVKGVLMLGDTETGAFDRGSTFTIEKIASQMAVALENAQLYEDMRSLFINTISSLANAIDAKSPWTKGHSERVMHIAAHIAKEMGLPETTVERIRLGGLLHDIGKIGVIEAVLEKPAALSEDEFPPLRAHPEKGIAILSPIAQLRDVLPAILHHHERYDGTGYPKGLKGEDIPLAARIVAVADAFDAMVSERPYRKGFDIGEAIGELRRGAGSQFDPKVVDCFADYVKRNMGKELSAVFPEVFSKAAGE from the coding sequence ATGATAGACACGTTCAACGCCGTCATTGAAGGAAGCGAACGGCTGAGTGGCCTTGCCGACGTTGACGAGGTAGTCAAGGACCTGTCCCGGCTCCTCAAGAGGCTTGTCAAAAGCCGCTGGATTGCCGTCTATTTTTTTGACCGGGAGCGGCGCGATTTCGCCCCGGCGCGCAGTTATGGCCTCCCATCGCGTTTTGTCCCGGTATTCAGGGAGATGCCCCTCGCCCCCGACAAAATTCCGCTGCTCAAGGGAATGCTCAACAAAAAGCAGCATCTGCTCCTCACCGATCCTTCGGCATCGGATCTACTCCCGGCAAAATTAAGAAAGCTTCTCCGCAACCTGACGCTGCTGGCAGTGCCCATGATAGCCCGAAATCAGGTGATCGGCGCGGTATTCATAGCCCGGACAAGGGAACTCCCCCCATTCTCCCAGGACGAAGTGGCGGTAATACGCGACATGGTTTCCCATGCCGCTCTCGTCGTCTCCCACATCCAGATCTTCGACGAATCCCTCGACATGGCCCTGGATCTCGCGGGTCGCATCGACGTGATTCTGACGCTCGACGAAATAAACAAGGCGATCTCCTCGTCACTCTCCCGGGAAAAGATTCTGGAAACAGCAATGGAGCACGTGGAGCGGATAACCCGGTGCGAATTCGTTGCGATTCTTCAAGTTGAGGGAAGCGGCCTGACCGTAACGGCATCCTACGCCGGAGGGCTTTCCGTCCCCGACATCCTGCAAGCAGGCGCCAGGCTTCCCCGGGGGCGCTTTGCCGCCTGGCGCGCATACCGCACCGGGCGGAGCACGGGCACCGATTACTCCGGCAAGACCAACTGCCTTTCAGACATGGATGCGGCTCTCTTCTCCATGGGCATCCGCTCACTCATGGCCATACCGCTCATGGTCCGGGACGAGGTTAAAGGGGTGCTCATGCTGGGCGATACAGAGACGGGAGCATTCGACCGGGGATCAACCTTCACCATAGAGAAAATCGCGTCACAGATGGCGGTAGCCCTGGAAAACGCCCAGCTTTACGAAGATATGCGGAGCCTCTTCATCAACACCATTTCGAGCCTTGCCAACGCCATCGACGCCAAGAGCCCCTGGACCAAGGGGCACTCGGAGAGGGTCATGCACATCGCGGCCCACATCGCAAAGGAAATGGGGCTTCCCGAAACGACGGTCGAGCGGATAAGGCTCGGCGGACTCCTTCACGACATCGGGAAGATCGGAGTAATCGAGGCAGTACTGGAAAAGCCGGCGGCCCTATCCGAAGACGAGTTTCCGCCGCTGAGGGCCCATCCGGAAAAGGGGATCGCCATTCTCTCTCCCATCGCGCAACTGCGCGACGTCCTGCCCGCCATACTCCATCACCACGAGCGGTACGACGGCACCGGGTATCCAAAGGGGCTGAAGGGAGAAGATATCCCTCTTGCGGCTCGGATAGTTGCGGTTGCCGACGCCTTCGACGCCATGGTCTCGGAGCGCCCCTATCGAAAGGGATTTGACATAGGCGAGGCAATCGGCGAACTGCGCCGGGGAGCAGGCAGCCAGTTCGACCCGAAGGTGGTGGACTGCTTTGCCGATTACGTGAAGCGAAACATGGGAAAAGAGCTCAGCGCCGTTTTTCCCGAGGTGTTCAGCAAGGCAGCGGGAGAATAA
- the hflX gene encoding GTPase HflX, which translates to MVEISREIRRQVGVLVDRHGAVEYVIVGDEKGIFIPELSDYPLGRRLLRGLRYIHTHLKGESFSEDDLTDLALLRFDLMAILQLHQDDRRTAIQTAFLTAGSGQPYRVEASEPLATFRMDFGSIVSHLERELEKSVATEAREVSATGERAILISVTQQSHEEADDSLDELRELARTAGVSVLDAVVQRRRQFNPRYLMGEGKMREVVIRALQLGATILIFDQELSPAQVRSISEMTELKVIDRSQLILDIFARRATSLDGKVQVELAQLKYILPRLTGRGVQMSRLMGGIGGRGPGETKLETDRRRIRDRIAKLERELDELSRGRQQRRQKRVRAGLPIVSIVGYTNAGKSTLLNALTRSRVFTENLLFATLDTSTRRLRFPREREVIITDTVGFIRSLPQSLMGAFKATLEELQDADLLLHLVDCASPRVEEQIQQVERILEELNLAGKPRIMVFNKVDLLPALKKKNPLAFMKIRQLSRRFNAITVSASDHASLEPLLQEMERRFWSSAPQP; encoded by the coding sequence ATGGTTGAGATTTCGCGGGAGATCCGGCGGCAGGTGGGAGTCCTCGTTGATCGCCATGGGGCCGTGGAGTATGTGATTGTTGGTGACGAGAAGGGGATTTTTATCCCCGAGCTTTCCGATTACCCCCTGGGGCGCCGTCTGCTGCGGGGGCTGCGTTACATACACACCCACCTCAAGGGCGAGTCCTTTTCCGAGGACGACCTGACCGACCTGGCGCTTTTGCGCTTCGACCTGATGGCGATTCTCCAGCTTCACCAGGATGATCGCCGGACTGCCATCCAGACAGCCTTTCTCACTGCCGGCTCCGGCCAGCCCTACCGGGTGGAGGCGTCCGAACCCCTCGCCACCTTCCGCATGGATTTCGGCTCCATTGTTTCGCATCTGGAGCGGGAGCTGGAAAAATCGGTGGCCACCGAGGCCCGCGAGGTTTCAGCGACCGGGGAGCGGGCGATTCTCATCTCCGTCACGCAACAGTCCCACGAAGAGGCCGACGACTCCCTTGACGAACTCAGGGAACTGGCCCGCACCGCCGGGGTCTCCGTCCTCGATGCGGTTGTCCAGCGCCGCCGCCAGTTCAACCCCCGCTACCTCATGGGGGAGGGGAAGATGCGGGAGGTGGTGATCCGCGCGCTCCAGCTCGGGGCGACGATCCTCATCTTCGACCAGGAGCTCTCCCCGGCCCAGGTCCGTTCCATTTCGGAGATGACGGAACTGAAGGTCATCGACCGCAGCCAGCTCATCCTCGACATCTTCGCCCGCAGGGCCACGAGCCTTGATGGAAAGGTGCAGGTGGAACTTGCCCAGCTCAAATACATTCTCCCGCGCCTTACGGGCAGGGGGGTGCAGATGTCCCGCCTAATGGGTGGGATTGGGGGACGGGGGCCCGGCGAGACGAAGCTTGAGACTGACCGGCGGCGGATTCGCGACCGGATCGCAAAGCTCGAGCGGGAGCTGGACGAACTTTCCCGCGGACGGCAGCAGCGCCGTCAGAAGCGGGTGCGGGCCGGGCTTCCCATCGTTTCCATCGTCGGCTACACCAACGCCGGAAAATCAACGCTTCTCAATGCGCTCACCCGTAGCCGGGTTTTCACCGAAAACCTGCTCTTCGCCACCCTCGATACTTCTACCCGCCGCCTTCGCTTCCCGAGGGAACGGGAGGTGATCATCACCGATACGGTCGGCTTCATCCGCTCCCTGCCCCAGTCCCTCATGGGTGCCTTCAAGGCGACCCTGGAGGAGCTTCAGGATGCGGATCTCCTGCTCCATCTGGTGGATTGTGCTTCCCCCCGCGTGGAAGAACAGATTCAGCAGGTGGAGAGGATTCTGGAGGAGTTGAATCTGGCCGGAAAGCCGCGAATTATGGTGTTCAACAAGGTAGATCTCCTGCCCGCTCTCAAGAAAAAAAATCCCCTTGCCTTCATGAAGATCCGCCAGCTCTCCCGGCGTTTTAACGCCATCACCGTCAGCGCCTCGGATCACGCAAGCCTTGAACCCCTCCTCCAGGAAATGGAGCGCCGTTTCTGGTCTTCTGCCCCCCAACCTTGA
- a CDS encoding enoyl-ACP reductase FabI, giving the protein MGLLDGKKAVIFGIANEKSIAWAIAQAFKREGAELAVTYANEMVAKRVIPLAESVGASLVLPCDVRDDAGIKQVFAEIGEAWGGIDILVHSIAFAGKEELKGSFLNTSREGFALALDISAYSLIALMKEAHPLMEGRGGSVMALTYYGGQKVFPNYNVMGVAKAALEMSVRYLAEAVGADGIRVNAISAGPLKTLASSGVGGFNQIAGHVAEKAPLRRNITQDEVAGAAVYLASSLSSGVSGEIHFVDSGYNIIGL; this is encoded by the coding sequence ATGGGGCTTCTGGATGGCAAGAAGGCGGTAATTTTCGGTATCGCCAACGAGAAAAGTATCGCGTGGGCCATTGCCCAGGCTTTTAAACGCGAAGGGGCCGAGCTGGCCGTAACCTACGCCAATGAAATGGTGGCAAAGCGGGTGATCCCCCTTGCGGAGAGTGTGGGGGCATCGCTGGTGCTCCCCTGTGACGTGCGGGATGACGCCGGTATCAAACAGGTTTTTGCCGAGATAGGCGAAGCCTGGGGTGGGATCGATATCCTCGTTCACTCCATTGCCTTTGCCGGCAAGGAGGAACTTAAGGGATCGTTCCTTAATACATCCCGTGAAGGTTTTGCCCTCGCTCTCGATATCAGCGCCTATTCCCTCATAGCCCTGATGAAGGAAGCCCATCCTCTCATGGAGGGAAGGGGGGGGAGCGTTATGGCCCTCACTTACTATGGCGGCCAGAAGGTTTTCCCGAACTATAACGTTATGGGAGTGGCGAAGGCGGCCCTTGAGATGAGCGTCAGGTATCTGGCAGAGGCGGTGGGCGCCGACGGCATCAGGGTCAATGCCATCTCGGCAGGTCCCTTGAAAACCCTGGCTTCGTCGGGGGTCGGCGGATTCAACCAGATTGCCGGCCATGTGGCCGAGAAGGCGCCGCTTCGGCGAAACATCACCCAGGACGAAGTGGCCGGGGCGGCTGTTTACCTGGCGAGCTCGCTTTCAAGTGGCGTTTCCGGCGAAATTCATTTTGTGGACAGCGGCTATAATATTATCGGTCTGTAA
- the dusB gene encoding tRNA dihydrouridine synthase DusB, whose amino-acid sequence MLKPLAIGSLTLENNLILAPMAGITNLPFRLLARDEGASLCFTEMVSVNGLVREGRKTFELLRSRPEDRPLGIQLFGDDPRLIAEGARMVEGHGDLIDINMGCPVKKVVGTGAGSALLREPAKIRAIIRETRRATKIPLTVKIRSGWVCEEANFLEIARIAEDEGCDAITLHPRSRSQMFEGHSDWQKIAEMKRSVKIPVIGSGDLFTAADVTAMLAETGCDGVMVARGALGNPWIFRQALALLEGGEPAAPAPEERLRAALRHLELFTELSGERVALREMRKHFGWYSHGLAGAAQFRKAVNIIEGKGALLEALHRFFSPEAP is encoded by the coding sequence ATGCTCAAACCCTTGGCCATCGGCTCTCTGACACTGGAAAACAACCTTATCCTGGCCCCCATGGCAGGAATTACAAACCTCCCCTTCAGGCTGCTGGCGAGGGATGAGGGAGCAAGCCTCTGCTTCACCGAGATGGTGAGCGTAAACGGCCTCGTGCGAGAGGGTCGCAAAACGTTCGAACTTCTGCGAAGCAGGCCGGAAGACCGCCCCCTCGGCATTCAGCTATTCGGCGACGACCCTCGACTCATTGCCGAAGGAGCCCGGATGGTAGAGGGACACGGCGATCTCATCGATATAAACATGGGATGCCCGGTCAAAAAGGTGGTCGGAACCGGGGCCGGCAGCGCCCTCCTGCGGGAACCGGCCAAAATTCGGGCCATTATTCGGGAAACGCGTCGGGCCACCAAAATCCCCCTCACCGTTAAGATCCGCAGCGGCTGGGTCTGCGAGGAGGCAAACTTTCTGGAGATCGCCCGGATTGCGGAGGATGAGGGATGCGACGCCATAACCCTCCACCCCCGGAGCCGTTCCCAGATGTTCGAGGGGCACTCCGACTGGCAGAAGATTGCCGAGATGAAGCGGAGCGTGAAAATTCCAGTCATCGGCAGCGGCGACCTTTTCACGGCAGCCGACGTGACCGCCATGCTGGCTGAGACCGGCTGCGACGGCGTCATGGTGGCCCGGGGCGCCCTTGGAAATCCGTGGATATTCCGCCAGGCCCTGGCGCTCTTAGAGGGAGGTGAACCGGCCGCTCCCGCTCCAGAGGAACGGCTTCGCGCGGCACTTCGTCACCTGGAGCTCTTTACGGAGCTGTCCGGCGAACGGGTGGCCCTGCGGGAGATGCGAAAACATTTCGGCTGGTATTCCCACGGGCTTGCCGGCGCAGCCCAGTTCCGCAAAGCCGTCAACATTATCGAGGGCAAGGGCGCCCTTCTCGAAGCATTGCACCGTTTTTTCTCTCCGGAGGCGCCATGA
- a CDS encoding two-component system sensor histidine kinase NtrB produces the protein MSPESTNEAFLATIIDSVGDGVIVIDLAGLVTLMNPAAEEITAVSRRQAVGHPFPALFGSQEILLEMVEKTSATGMTISDHENIVIKKAKQLTPVAATTFPLLLQNGVPIGTILMLRDLTNIRELEGAVRHADRLSTLGTLAAGLAHEIKNPLGGIKGAAQLLELELPPESELRDNVRIVVREVDRVNRIVEELLALASPRKLQLSKVNLHKILGDIIILRMRATEGKNIAFQQQFDPSIPPILADEGLLTQLFLNLIKNAVEAVEERGLVKVVSRVISDYSMTQKGERRSRMVAIDVCDDGPGIPREQLEQLFTPFFTTKAKGTGLGLAICQKIVSEHRGMLKVESNPGKGTTFTVMLPLIQ, from the coding sequence ATGAGCCCTGAAAGCACCAACGAGGCGTTTCTTGCCACCATCATCGACAGCGTCGGCGACGGAGTCATCGTCATCGACCTTGCGGGGCTGGTCACCCTCATGAATCCGGCAGCCGAAGAAATCACCGCTGTCTCGCGGCGCCAGGCCGTTGGACACCCCTTCCCGGCCCTCTTCGGCAGCCAGGAAATTTTGCTGGAGATGGTCGAAAAGACCTCCGCCACCGGCATGACTATCTCCGACCACGAGAACATCGTCATCAAGAAGGCGAAGCAGCTGACACCCGTTGCGGCCACCACCTTCCCGCTCCTGCTCCAGAATGGCGTGCCCATCGGAACAATCCTCATGCTGAGGGACCTGACGAACATCCGCGAGCTCGAAGGGGCTGTGCGCCACGCCGACCGGCTCTCCACCCTGGGCACACTGGCCGCAGGCCTGGCCCACGAGATCAAGAACCCCCTGGGGGGAATCAAGGGAGCCGCCCAGCTCCTTGAACTGGAACTCCCCCCCGAGAGTGAACTTCGGGACAACGTCCGGATCGTAGTGAGGGAGGTGGACCGGGTCAACCGGATAGTGGAGGAGCTCCTGGCGCTGGCATCGCCCCGCAAGCTCCAGCTATCCAAGGTAAACCTTCACAAGATACTGGGGGATATCATAATCCTCCGGATGCGGGCTACCGAGGGAAAGAACATTGCCTTCCAGCAGCAGTTCGACCCAAGCATCCCTCCAATCCTGGCTGACGAAGGGCTCCTCACCCAGCTTTTCCTGAACCTGATCAAAAATGCCGTGGAGGCGGTGGAAGAACGGGGACTCGTCAAAGTTGTGAGCCGGGTCATCTCAGACTACAGCATGACACAGAAGGGTGAACGGCGCTCCCGCATGGTAGCTATCGACGTCTGCGATGACGGTCCGGGTATCCCCCGGGAACAGCTGGAGCAGTTGTTTACCCCCTTCTTTACAACCAAGGCGAAAGGTACGGGGCTTGGCCTCGCCATCTGCCAGAAAATTGTCTCAGAACACCGTGGGATGCTCAAGGTAGAGTCAAACCCGGGCAAAGGAACCACTTTCACGGTGATGCTGCCGTTAATTCAGTAA
- a CDS encoding hydrolase, producing the protein MGIMETFFLNRNQAVLVVVDVQEKLCAAMDPEVLEQLTKNTSILLEAAREMGIPVVATEQYVKGLGCTVPELREKFEGAAFEKMTFSCCGDPDFQNRLAELGRKQVIVTGMETHVCVLQTILELRERGYSVHLVKDAVMSRRKENWEIGLNTAAASGAVITSTEAALFQLLRVAGTEEFKKLSKLVR; encoded by the coding sequence ATGGGCATAATGGAAACGTTTTTTCTCAATCGCAACCAGGCAGTGCTCGTAGTAGTCGACGTGCAGGAGAAGCTCTGCGCGGCCATGGACCCGGAAGTACTGGAGCAGCTCACAAAGAACACCTCCATCCTCCTGGAGGCGGCCCGGGAGATGGGCATCCCGGTGGTGGCCACCGAGCAGTACGTTAAGGGGCTCGGCTGCACCGTTCCGGAGTTGCGGGAGAAGTTCGAAGGGGCTGCCTTCGAGAAAATGACCTTCAGCTGCTGTGGCGACCCGGACTTTCAGAACCGTCTGGCCGAGCTTGGCCGGAAGCAGGTGATCGTCACCGGCATGGAAACCCACGTCTGCGTGCTCCAGACGATCCTTGAGCTTCGGGAGCGGGGGTACAGCGTCCACTTGGTAAAGGACGCAGTCATGAGCCGCAGGAAGGAAAACTGGGAGATAGGGCTCAACACCGCTGCCGCGTCCGGCGCGGTCATAACCTCGACCGAAGCAGCCCTGTTCCAGCTTCTGCGGGTGGCGGGGACAGAGGAGTTCAAGAAACTGTCGAAACTCGTGCGATAG
- a CDS encoding lytic transglycosylase domain-containing protein, with product MKKAVILLIISILPVFPALASESRNSPLMELAALGSASLPDLSGVLPLGADSRSKGARKSGRSDQSLGDLIVIEDQLAADTDFELTLPEGPLPDSDIPLTLNDQVEYFIRYYQTSGRKSFAKWLSRSERYIPMMKEVLKKNGLPEDLVYLAMIESGFTPHAVSVASAVGPWQFISGTGKRYDLRIDQWIDERRDPLKSTVAAALYLKQLYAMFNNDWYLAAAGYNAGENKILRAIDRYNTRDFWEISKGSYLKRETKEYVPKLLAAAIIAKEPARYGFADVAYLPPIEFDTVAIPARTDLEVAAKLINVDYKVLKELNPELRRWCTPPDYPEYELKIPRGSRRAFEQAYAQLPEDQRYAERIVYTRYRAKRKDTLAAIARRYGTTPEALAEVNKLKVTAKVRGRTLLVPVAAEKAPEVQLAKVGAPRPQGTKGFNKYYTVKKGDTIASLSKKFNVSSRILTAWNNLKGKIALRPGKRLIVAKYVEKKGSMVPVSDDDNG from the coding sequence ATGAAAAAAGCAGTAATCCTTCTCATCATAAGCATCCTTCCGGTTTTCCCCGCCCTGGCATCGGAATCCCGTAACTCACCCCTGATGGAGTTGGCTGCGCTGGGCAGCGCTTCGCTTCCCGATCTCTCCGGGGTCCTCCCCCTGGGTGCCGACTCGAGGTCGAAGGGCGCCCGCAAATCTGGCCGCTCCGATCAATCCCTGGGGGACTTGATCGTTATCGAGGACCAATTGGCCGCCGATACCGATTTCGAGTTGACGCTTCCCGAGGGGCCGCTTCCCGATTCCGACATTCCTCTCACCCTTAACGATCAGGTTGAGTACTTTATCCGCTATTACCAGACCTCCGGCCGCAAGTCCTTTGCAAAGTGGCTTTCCCGTTCAGAGCGCTATATCCCCATGATGAAAGAGGTCCTGAAGAAAAATGGCCTCCCCGAGGATCTGGTCTATCTCGCAATGATCGAGAGCGGCTTTACCCCCCACGCTGTTTCGGTGGCGAGCGCCGTGGGGCCGTGGCAGTTTATCTCCGGTACCGGCAAGCGCTATGATCTCCGCATCGATCAATGGATCGACGAACGGCGCGACCCGCTGAAGTCGACCGTGGCGGCAGCCTTGTATCTGAAGCAGCTTTACGCCATGTTCAACAACGACTGGTATCTTGCTGCCGCGGGATACAATGCGGGGGAGAACAAGATACTGCGGGCCATCGACCGGTACAACACCCGTGACTTCTGGGAAATATCCAAGGGGTCGTACCTTAAGCGGGAAACCAAGGAATATGTGCCGAAGCTCCTGGCAGCCGCCATAATTGCCAAGGAGCCGGCCCGCTACGGTTTTGCCGATGTGGCCTACCTTCCCCCCATCGAGTTCGATACGGTTGCCATTCCTGCGCGAACAGACCTGGAGGTGGCGGCGAAGCTGATCAATGTCGATTACAAGGTGCTCAAGGAACTGAACCCCGAGTTGCGCCGCTGGTGCACTCCGCCGGACTATCCCGAATACGAGTTGAAGATCCCAAGGGGGAGCAGAAGGGCGTTCGAGCAGGCCTACGCCCAGCTTCCCGAAGATCAGCGCTATGCCGAGCGTATCGTGTACACCCGTTACCGGGCCAAGCGAAAGGATACCCTCGCGGCCATTGCCCGCCGTTACGGCACTACCCCAGAGGCCCTGGCCGAGGTGAACAAGCTGAAGGTGACCGCCAAGGTGCGGGGCCGGACCCTCCTCGTGCCGGTGGCAGCCGAAAAGGCGCCAGAGGTTCAGCTGGCGAAGGTTGGGGCTCCACGCCCGCAGGGGACCAAGGGATTCAACAAGTATTACACCGTGAAAAAGGGCGACACCATTGCGTCGCTTTCAAAAAAATTCAATGTCTCGTCACGCATTCTCACGGCCTGGAACAATTTGAAGGGGAAGATAGCGCTTCGCCCCGGCAAACGGCTTATCGTCGCCAAATATGTGGAAAAGAAGGGTTCCATGGTTCCGGTGTCCGATGACGATAACGGATAA